The following are encoded together in the Tepidiforma bonchosmolovskayae genome:
- a CDS encoding DinB family protein has protein sequence MERRIPDPTLMARLQLSVKGVDWAAGLVRRWQHDTPPGGGWTPHQHVAHLLAAEQNVFHVRIPRILAEDLPMFESWDETAHMTHQYRPEGDIEELAEAFMRAREQTVGYFKDLTPEQWSRTAVWPGGVGEVDLAWVAERALAHALEHFVALLNLHQEFDRRHARTWLSG, from the coding sequence GTGGAACGACGCATCCCCGACCCGACCCTGATGGCCCGGCTCCAGCTCAGCGTGAAGGGCGTCGACTGGGCGGCCGGGCTGGTGCGCCGGTGGCAGCATGACACCCCGCCCGGCGGCGGATGGACACCCCACCAGCACGTGGCCCACCTCCTGGCCGCCGAGCAGAACGTTTTCCACGTGCGGATCCCGCGCATCCTTGCCGAGGACTTGCCGATGTTCGAAAGCTGGGACGAGACCGCCCACATGACGCACCAGTACCGCCCCGAGGGGGATATCGAAGAGCTCGCCGAGGCCTTCATGCGGGCCCGGGAGCAGACCGTCGGCTACTTCAAGGACCTCACTCCCGAGCAGTGGAGCCGGACTGCGGTCTGGCCGGGCGGAGTCGGCGAGGTCGACCTCGCATGGGTGGCCGAACGGGCGCTCGCACACGCGCTCGAGCACTTCGTCGCCCTCCTCAACCTTCACCAGGAGTTCGACCGCCGCCACGCCCGGACGTGGCTGAGCGGCTAA
- the erpA gene encoding iron-sulfur cluster insertion protein ErpA, with the protein MSVEPGASVALVNITERAAEKARALLEARELPNGALRVFVAGGGCSGYQYGMALARSSEEDDIVIEQYGVRILVDPESARYLEGAEIDYVDDIMKSGFSIYNPNAVKSCACGSSFQTADGSGQPRACC; encoded by the coding sequence ATGTCTGTGGAACCCGGCGCGTCGGTCGCGCTCGTCAACATCACGGAGCGGGCAGCTGAGAAGGCCCGCGCGCTCCTCGAGGCCCGGGAGCTGCCGAATGGGGCGCTGCGCGTCTTTGTCGCCGGCGGCGGCTGCTCCGGCTACCAGTACGGCATGGCGCTTGCGCGGTCGTCCGAGGAGGATGACATCGTCATCGAGCAGTACGGCGTCCGTATCCTGGTGGACCCGGAGAGCGCCCGCTACCTCGAGGGCGCCGAAATCGACTATGTCGACGACATCATGAAGAGCGGCTTCAGCATCTACAATCCGAACGCGGTCAAGAGCTGCGCCTGCGGCTCGAGCTTCCAGACGGCTGACGGCAGCGGCCAGCCGCGCGCCTGCTGCTAG
- a CDS encoding shikimate kinase, giving the protein MTDGPPADGWLGSRIVVVGPSCSGKSTLGALLADRLGLPFIELDALFWRENWTRPADEEFCALLRGAHSGDGWVSAGNYLRQTGHITWPLADTIIWLDVGLATTSWRVLRRSWRRWRSGELLWGVCRENFWRQLALWDPNQSLIRYNISRRARNRELFERAAREAEAAGKRFLRLRSRDDIARLLASVGGPGRAEAPTGP; this is encoded by the coding sequence GTGACGGACGGGCCTCCGGCGGACGGCTGGCTCGGCAGCCGGATTGTCGTCGTTGGTCCGAGCTGCTCCGGGAAATCGACGCTCGGGGCTCTCCTGGCCGACCGGCTCGGTCTACCCTTCATCGAACTGGACGCGCTCTTCTGGCGGGAGAACTGGACGCGGCCGGCCGACGAAGAGTTCTGTGCCCTCCTTCGCGGCGCCCATAGCGGCGACGGCTGGGTGAGCGCAGGCAACTACCTCCGACAGACCGGTCACATCACCTGGCCGCTGGCCGACACGATCATCTGGCTGGATGTTGGGCTGGCAACGACCTCGTGGCGGGTACTGCGCCGCTCCTGGCGCCGATGGCGCTCGGGCGAGCTTCTCTGGGGCGTCTGCCGGGAGAACTTTTGGCGGCAGCTTGCCCTGTGGGACCCAAACCAGTCGCTCATCCGCTACAACATCTCGCGCCGCGCCCGGAATCGGGAGCTGTTCGAACGCGCAGCACGAGAAGCAGAAGCCGCAGGAAAACGCTTCCTGCGGCTTCGTTCCCGCGACGATATCGCGCGGCTGCTTGCCTCAGTGGGCGGACCGGGCCGGGCCGAGGCCCCTACCGGCCCTTGA
- a CDS encoding LysR family transcriptional regulator: MELAQLEAFITAADCGSFSRAAELLNVAQPSLSNRIQALEREVGQPLFERMGRGVKLTDAGRAFLPYAQRVMRTLNDGLMMLEGTRDGTAGRLLIGTAPAVGTYVLPRLLKVFCDTHPGVDVLVRTGHSDEVLQMVLDDDVQVGLGRPINHPDVRTVVLYRDELVLVVSAQHRYAKKGSVRVEDLAEDSLILFDRDSGYYGMIMGLFRDLGVVPHQQMQLDSIEATKKMVEANLGIALLPEVSVEREIRLGTLHKVHIESAEPVQRDIAVMYRRNKPQSGPMAGFLDLLGEIYGVRLPR, translated from the coding sequence ATGGAACTCGCCCAGCTCGAAGCCTTCATTACGGCGGCAGATTGCGGCAGCTTCAGCCGGGCCGCTGAGCTGTTGAATGTCGCGCAGCCGTCGCTCAGCAACCGGATCCAGGCGCTCGAGCGGGAGGTTGGTCAGCCCCTCTTCGAACGGATGGGCCGCGGCGTCAAGCTCACCGACGCCGGCCGGGCGTTCCTCCCGTACGCTCAGCGGGTGATGCGGACCCTGAATGATGGTCTCATGATGCTCGAGGGCACCCGCGACGGGACCGCGGGCCGCCTGCTCATCGGCACGGCGCCCGCCGTCGGTACCTACGTCCTCCCGCGGCTCCTCAAGGTCTTCTGTGACACGCATCCCGGCGTCGATGTCCTCGTGCGCACCGGCCACAGCGACGAGGTCCTCCAGATGGTCCTGGACGACGACGTCCAGGTCGGGCTCGGCCGGCCGATTAACCACCCTGACGTCCGCACCGTGGTGCTCTACCGGGACGAGCTGGTCCTCGTCGTTTCGGCACAGCACCGGTACGCGAAGAAAGGCTCCGTGCGGGTGGAAGACCTCGCGGAGGACTCCCTGATCCTGTTCGACCGGGATTCCGGTTACTACGGCATGATCATGGGCCTCTTCCGTGACCTCGGCGTCGTCCCGCATCAGCAGATGCAGCTCGACTCCATCGAAGCGACGAAGAAGATGGTTGAAGCCAACCTTGGCATCGCCCTCCTCCCTGAGGTCTCCGTCGAGCGCGAGATTCGCCTCGGGACGCTCCACAAGGTGCACATCGAATCCGCGGAGCCGGTGCAGCGCGATATCGCTGTCATGTACCGCCGAAACAAGCCCCAGTCCGGGCCGATGGCCGGCTTCCTTGACCTGCTGGGCGAAATCTACGGCGTGCGCCTGCCGCGCTGA
- a CDS encoding M15 family metallopeptidase has product MADTGARKRTRARSARTVGERREAFNWQPVFIASVVAVILSIVVLVTVAADGASRGSGNPLPAVPAGPATEPATAPAAAGASPSPTAPPARPTPSPTPNADGAIVVACGDILAPLDKQHRLPADCEPPDLVQLPAEISAGGAQYLRREALDALLELFDAARLDGYSLAVNSSYRSYATQAQTYSSWVQLYGQEYADRTSARPGHSEHQLGTTVDVGARGLFLENFSGTPEAAWLEANAWKFGFIVSYQAGKEQVTGYAYEPWHIRYVGRDVAAEVHRSGLTLREYLLKR; this is encoded by the coding sequence ATGGCAGACACCGGCGCACGGAAACGGACCCGCGCGCGCAGCGCACGGACGGTCGGTGAGCGGCGCGAGGCCTTCAACTGGCAGCCCGTCTTCATCGCCTCGGTGGTCGCGGTCATCCTGAGCATCGTCGTCCTCGTGACGGTTGCGGCCGATGGTGCGAGCAGGGGAAGCGGCAATCCGCTGCCGGCGGTACCGGCCGGGCCGGCAACAGAACCCGCGACTGCACCGGCGGCCGCAGGGGCTTCGCCGTCACCGACCGCGCCGCCTGCCAGGCCGACACCCTCGCCCACGCCGAATGCCGACGGGGCGATCGTCGTTGCTTGCGGCGACATCCTTGCCCCGCTCGACAAGCAGCACCGTCTCCCCGCCGACTGTGAGCCGCCCGACCTCGTGCAGCTGCCGGCGGAGATTTCGGCCGGGGGTGCCCAGTACCTCCGGCGTGAGGCGCTCGATGCCCTGCTCGAACTGTTCGACGCGGCGCGGCTGGACGGCTACAGCCTCGCGGTGAACAGCAGCTACCGCAGCTACGCCACCCAGGCCCAAACCTACAGCTCGTGGGTGCAGCTGTACGGCCAGGAGTACGCCGACCGCACGAGCGCGCGGCCCGGCCACTCCGAACACCAGCTGGGCACGACCGTCGACGTCGGCGCGCGCGGGCTCTTCCTGGAGAACTTTTCCGGGACACCTGAAGCCGCCTGGCTCGAGGCCAACGCCTGGAAGTTCGGGTTCATCGTCAGCTACCAGGCAGGCAAGGAGCAGGTGACCGGCTATGCCTACGAACCCTGGCACATCCGGTATGTCGGCCGTGACGTCGCGGCGGAGGTCCACCGCTCCGGGCTGACGCTCCGCGAGTACCTGCTCAAGCGCTGA
- a CDS encoding CehA/McbA family metallohydrolase: MLIDLHCHTWPRSACSALEPLELARLAAERGLDGICLTEHDRAWAPDELEALRAAAPIAIFHAVELTTDLGHILAFGLPAAAFSASAREVAAAAVEAGALLFLAHPARDGLLRVTRETVEFFVSVEAANGSDSRLQNIAAAGLAKGFRLPGIGGSDAHTAAEVGRAATRFAGRPTSDADLLEALRSGAYEALLLD, encoded by the coding sequence ATGCTCATCGACCTTCACTGTCACACGTGGCCGCGCTCTGCGTGCAGCGCCCTCGAGCCGCTGGAGCTCGCGCGCCTCGCGGCGGAGCGCGGGCTCGATGGCATCTGCCTGACCGAACATGACCGCGCCTGGGCCCCCGACGAGCTGGAAGCCCTCCGGGCTGCGGCGCCGATTGCAATCTTCCATGCGGTCGAGCTGACGACTGACCTCGGCCACATCCTGGCGTTCGGGCTCCCGGCTGCGGCCTTCTCTGCCTCGGCGCGCGAAGTTGCCGCAGCCGCCGTGGAGGCCGGCGCACTGCTCTTTCTCGCTCACCCGGCACGTGACGGCCTGCTGCGGGTGACCCGGGAGACCGTCGAATTCTTCGTCTCGGTGGAGGCGGCGAACGGCTCGGATTCGCGGCTGCAGAATATCGCCGCTGCCGGCCTCGCGAAGGGGTTCCGGCTGCCCGGAATCGGCGGCTCCGATGCCCATACGGCCGCAGAGGTCGGGCGGGCCGCGACGCGCTTTGCTGGCCGGCCCACCTCCGACGCCGACCTGCTCGAGGCGCTCCGCTCCGGCGCGTACGAAGCCCTGCTGCTTGATTAG
- a CDS encoding DMT family transporter, with protein MDAAVARALGELGLSPRHRGLLAVLGAAVLWSTGGLFIKWVSLDALGVTMWRSGFAALTILMVVRPRPVWPRQVSRLTWAIAVTYALTLVMFVAATKLTTAANAIFLQYTAPVYLLFAGPLLLREQVTRLDVATVVVAFGGMSLFFVGRFEGNALGGNLLAAASGVTLAAMFLLLRAPGCTQETRPLAMLLGNLLLVAALVPVNLARGETALFAPTPGDLAGLVFLGVVQIGFAYLLFGYAMRTVPALEASLIGMLEPVLNPVWVFLVLGETPGWWAVLGGAIIIGAVTFRTWVTERAARLPDPEPPRVPLGPC; from the coding sequence GTGGACGCCGCTGTTGCGCGTGCTTTGGGCGAACTGGGGTTGAGCCCGCGCCACCGCGGCCTCCTCGCCGTGCTCGGCGCGGCCGTCCTGTGGAGCACCGGAGGGCTCTTCATCAAGTGGGTGTCGCTCGATGCACTCGGGGTCACCATGTGGCGGTCCGGATTCGCCGCCCTGACCATCCTGATGGTTGTCCGTCCGCGGCCGGTATGGCCGCGGCAGGTGAGCCGTCTCACGTGGGCGATCGCCGTGACGTACGCGCTCACCCTGGTCATGTTCGTGGCTGCGACGAAGCTCACAACAGCCGCAAATGCCATCTTCCTCCAGTACACGGCTCCGGTGTACCTGCTTTTCGCCGGCCCGCTCTTGCTCCGCGAGCAGGTCACCCGGCTCGACGTCGCGACGGTCGTCGTGGCGTTCGGAGGGATGAGCCTCTTTTTCGTCGGAAGGTTCGAAGGCAATGCCCTCGGCGGCAATCTCCTTGCTGCAGCCTCCGGGGTCACGCTGGCGGCGATGTTCCTGCTCCTCCGCGCGCCGGGGTGCACGCAGGAGACGCGCCCTCTCGCGATGCTGCTGGGCAACCTCCTGCTGGTCGCGGCCCTGGTGCCGGTTAACCTGGCCCGCGGCGAGACCGCATTGTTCGCCCCGACGCCGGGTGACCTGGCCGGGCTGGTCTTCCTCGGCGTGGTCCAGATCGGCTTCGCCTACCTGCTGTTCGGGTACGCCATGCGGACCGTGCCCGCCCTCGAGGCGTCGCTCATCGGGATGCTCGAGCCGGTCCTCAACCCCGTCTGGGTGTTTCTCGTCCTTGGCGAAACCCCCGGATGGTGGGCGGTGCTCGGCGGCGCGATCATCATCGGGGCAGTGACGTTCCGCACCTGGGTCACCGAGCGCGCTGCTCGCCTGCCGGACCCCGAACCCCCCAGGGTGCCTCTTGGGCCATGCTGA
- a CDS encoding CBS domain-containing protein, whose protein sequence is MSGDPSNVIVCPSCGAENIEGTDICERCLSDLSSIDVPEAAQVLKESDLTLPIAAARWSKALLIQQTATVREAVQLMQRDRAGAVVVMDGLAIAGIFTDRDVLRKVAPDPAMLDRPVSDVMTPDPVVLREDDMMAYALNKMGVGGFRHIPIVRGDAVVGMLTGRDVLNWVMGRYFD, encoded by the coding sequence ATGTCCGGAGACCCGTCCAACGTCATCGTCTGCCCAAGCTGCGGCGCTGAAAACATCGAAGGGACCGACATCTGCGAGCGGTGCCTGAGCGACCTGAGCAGCATCGACGTGCCCGAGGCCGCCCAGGTGCTGAAGGAATCCGACCTGACGCTGCCAATCGCGGCGGCCCGCTGGAGCAAAGCCTTGCTCATCCAGCAGACCGCAACGGTGCGCGAGGCGGTGCAGCTCATGCAGCGCGATCGCGCCGGCGCCGTGGTCGTCATGGATGGCCTTGCCATTGCCGGCATCTTCACTGACCGCGACGTGCTCCGGAAAGTTGCACCAGACCCGGCGATGCTCGACCGCCCGGTCTCCGACGTGATGACGCCCGACCCGGTCGTGCTCCGCGAGGATGACATGATGGCCTACGCGCTCAACAAAATGGGCGTCGGCGGCTTTCGCCACATTCCCATCGTGCGCGGCGACGCGGTGGTCGGCATGCTCACGGGCCGGGACGTTCTGAACTGGGTGATGGGCCGCTACTTTGACTGA
- a CDS encoding alpha/beta fold hydrolase, whose protein sequence is MVTAGYIERSVTVNGLKLAYQEWGNPSSPPIVMLHGFGVSGHMFDEFAERMQDRYWLLALDQRGHGDSDWSESGDYSREAFVEDLEGFRKAVGLDRFILIGHSMGGLNAVSYVNTYPGHVTALVLVDVGPEASKEGVDNIVRFTRGPDELEFEEFVQMAHRFNPRRTLENIRERMRHRLKPTEGGKWTWKFDRRFRQPDSGITVGWRLSNDEMWQLFRNITIPTLLVRGAESDVLSAEVAERCVQEMPAARLVTIPGAGHSVPGDNPDAFTEAVASFLAEVQRGEFPPKAPPEPPALEQLVEEQATVRRRGPGTMTLVLAGAGAVIALAGLGFLIRKGAEARRERHSPAPKRALRTVRQAAPPIPAVDLELARARAAETVARLAEISARGARRARRSIDEADLSRARAAAAEALAALGETGRHAPELVREAAHRVESAARRRRKTHRAQRLLQLLPGRSSRSRRGWFR, encoded by the coding sequence GTGGTAACGGCCGGGTACATCGAACGCTCCGTGACCGTCAACGGTCTGAAACTGGCCTACCAGGAGTGGGGGAACCCTTCCTCGCCGCCTATCGTCATGCTGCACGGGTTCGGCGTCTCCGGGCACATGTTCGACGAGTTCGCCGAGCGCATGCAGGACCGCTACTGGCTTCTCGCGCTCGACCAGCGCGGCCACGGCGACAGCGACTGGTCGGAGAGCGGCGACTACTCCCGTGAGGCGTTTGTTGAAGACCTCGAAGGTTTTCGTAAGGCGGTGGGCCTCGACAGGTTCATCCTCATCGGGCACTCGATGGGCGGCCTGAATGCCGTTTCGTACGTAAACACCTACCCCGGGCACGTGACGGCACTGGTGCTCGTCGATGTGGGCCCCGAGGCCTCGAAAGAAGGCGTCGACAACATCGTCCGCTTCACCCGGGGGCCGGACGAGCTCGAGTTTGAAGAGTTCGTCCAGATGGCGCACCGTTTCAATCCGCGGCGCACCCTCGAGAACATCCGCGAACGGATGCGCCACCGGCTGAAGCCGACCGAGGGGGGCAAATGGACGTGGAAGTTCGACCGGCGATTCCGCCAGCCGGACAGCGGAATCACCGTCGGCTGGCGGCTCAGTAACGACGAGATGTGGCAGCTGTTCCGGAACATCACGATCCCCACCTTGCTGGTTCGCGGGGCCGAGAGCGACGTGCTCTCCGCTGAGGTTGCGGAACGGTGCGTGCAGGAGATGCCGGCCGCCCGGCTCGTCACCATTCCCGGCGCCGGCCACAGTGTCCCGGGCGATAACCCCGATGCGTTTACCGAAGCAGTTGCCAGCTTCCTTGCCGAGGTCCAGCGGGGCGAGTTCCCGCCGAAGGCCCCGCCCGAGCCGCCAGCGCTGGAACAGCTTGTCGAAGAACAGGCCACGGTCCGGCGGCGCGGTCCCGGCACGATGACACTGGTGCTTGCCGGCGCGGGCGCCGTGATCGCCCTGGCCGGTCTCGGGTTCCTCATCCGGAAAGGCGCTGAGGCCCGCCGGGAACGGCACAGTCCGGCCCCGAAGCGGGCGTTGAGGACGGTTCGCCAGGCCGCGCCGCCCATCCCGGCCGTGGACCTGGAACTGGCGCGTGCCCGCGCGGCCGAGACGGTCGCTCGGCTCGCGGAGATCAGTGCCCGCGGCGCCCGGCGCGCCCGCCGCAGCATCGACGAAGCCGACCTCTCGCGGGCCCGTGCCGCGGCCGCAGAGGCGCTCGCTGCCCTGGGAGAGACCGGGCGCCACGCACCCGAACTTGTCCGGGAGGCAGCGCACCGGGTCGAGTCCGCCGCCCGCCGGCGCCGCAAGACGCATCGCGCACAGCGGCTCCTCCAGCTCCTGCCAGGCCGCTCCAGCCGCAGCCGCCGAGGGTGGTTCCGCTAG
- a CDS encoding transglycosylase SLT domain-containing protein: MAIDPLAAGAPSPLHVSLAEAGLHARSLREGGFAAALRQASAPAGTPGLQAARAGGRSPAAGRAAPEPHTPVVSREPAGDPDRWDGLLNRLGQKYGVPPLFLKAVMLIESGGRPDAVGDGGHSVGLFQLHDQGYGHGMGDLRFDPEANADRAARGLAASWQKLEQAGYSGEYLVRAAYDDSFNPGGGFAYQGDALVRTYNTLLARQGLPPLS; encoded by the coding sequence ATGGCGATCGACCCGCTGGCGGCCGGCGCTCCGTCACCCCTCCATGTATCGCTCGCTGAAGCGGGACTCCACGCGCGCTCGCTCCGCGAAGGAGGATTCGCCGCCGCGCTCCGCCAGGCCTCGGCGCCGGCAGGCACTCCCGGCCTGCAGGCTGCCCGCGCCGGCGGAAGGTCCCCGGCCGCGGGCCGGGCAGCTCCCGAGCCGCACACCCCGGTTGTCTCGCGCGAGCCCGCAGGCGACCCCGACCGCTGGGACGGCCTGCTGAACCGGCTGGGGCAGAAATACGGGGTGCCCCCGCTCTTCCTGAAGGCGGTGATGCTCATCGAAAGCGGCGGCCGGCCCGACGCGGTCGGAGACGGCGGCCATTCGGTCGGCCTCTTCCAGCTCCACGACCAGGGGTACGGCCACGGGATGGGCGACCTCCGCTTCGACCCCGAGGCGAACGCTGACCGCGCGGCCCGCGGACTGGCAGCCTCGTGGCAGAAGCTCGAGCAGGCTGGCTACTCGGGCGAGTACCTCGTCCGGGCCGCATATGACGACAGCTTTAACCCCGGCGGAGGCTTCGCCTACCAGGGCGACGCCCTCGTCCGGACCTACAACACCCTGCTTGCCCGGCAGGGGCTCCCGCCCCTCAGTTGA
- a CDS encoding XdhC family protein, with product MDAAIYRELQRALSAGEPVALATVTRTRGSTPRKPGAKMLIRADGSFFGTIGGGCGEAEVWQEAMAALEDGRPRTVVVDLTEPTNGEDKICGGVMDVFVERLG from the coding sequence ATGGACGCAGCCATCTACCGGGAGCTCCAGCGCGCCCTTTCGGCCGGCGAGCCGGTAGCCCTGGCGACCGTCACGCGAACGCGCGGCTCAACGCCCCGAAAACCGGGGGCCAAGATGCTGATTCGTGCCGACGGCAGCTTCTTCGGCACAATCGGCGGCGGCTGCGGCGAGGCCGAGGTATGGCAGGAGGCGATGGCCGCCCTCGAGGATGGGCGCCCGCGGACGGTCGTGGTCGACCTGACCGAACCGACTAACGGCGAGGACAAGATCTGCGGCGGAGTGATGGACGTATTCGTTGAGCGCCTGGGGTAA
- a CDS encoding endonuclease III domain-containing protein, whose amino-acid sequence MLTVPGVIAALEAMHGHREWHWWPEKPPFEVCVGAILVQNTAWTNVERALERLRDARALDPARMAALSDAELESLVRPSGQYRQKARKLRAFLATCAGAGGLDRLLALPAAELRSRLLQTWGIGPETADCIVCYAGRQPALVVDTYTARLFRRLGMGPAAEGYSAWQEWLVSSLPAVTDERAAERYARVHALVVLHAKHLCRKRNPRCGACLLWGACTVPDAPGPRLETGGRVSRTEQTV is encoded by the coding sequence ATGCTGACGGTGCCAGGCGTCATCGCCGCGCTCGAAGCGATGCACGGCCACCGGGAATGGCACTGGTGGCCGGAGAAACCGCCCTTCGAGGTCTGCGTGGGCGCCATCCTGGTCCAGAACACGGCCTGGACCAATGTTGAACGGGCGCTCGAGCGGCTGCGGGACGCGCGCGCCCTTGACCCGGCACGCATGGCGGCCCTCAGCGATGCCGAACTGGAATCACTCGTTCGGCCCAGCGGCCAGTACCGGCAGAAAGCCCGGAAGCTCCGCGCCTTCCTCGCGACCTGTGCCGGGGCAGGCGGGCTTGACCGGCTGCTCGCCCTGCCCGCCGCCGAGCTCCGCTCGCGCCTGCTGCAGACATGGGGCATCGGGCCTGAGACGGCCGACTGCATCGTGTGCTACGCCGGCCGGCAGCCAGCGCTCGTCGTTGATACGTACACGGCCCGGCTCTTTCGACGGCTCGGCATGGGGCCGGCCGCCGAAGGGTATAGCGCCTGGCAGGAGTGGCTTGTTTCCTCACTGCCGGCGGTCACAGACGAGCGAGCGGCCGAACGGTACGCCAGGGTGCACGCACTGGTCGTTCTCCACGCCAAGCACCTCTGCCGGAAGCGGAACCCCCGGTGCGGCGCATGCCTGCTGTGGGGTGCCTGCACGGTCCCCGACGCACCCGGCCCCCGGTTGGAAACCGGGGGCCGGGTGTCTCGAACGGAACAGACGGTCTAG
- a CDS encoding enoyl-CoA hydratase/isomerase family protein gives MVVSPSPTPELLVEHSDYILTITLNRPDRLNAISGPMLSALSKTLQEANIDRDVRCVILTGAGRGFCAGLDLKDQMSGGGDGSLQPGRGGYQLFDLHNSPPIVINRMDKPMICALNGAAAGYGMDLALGCDIRIASEHAKMGAVFAKRGVLPESGGCWYLPRLLGWARAAEVAFLGDVLDAQRSLELGLVNKVVPHDQLMTEARAWATKIANNAPLSVQATKRMMRLGMEETFEAAVDHIYLQLLPLFQSEDFKEGLAAFAERREPVFKGR, from the coding sequence ATCGTGGTTTCGCCTTCCCCGACGCCCGAGCTGCTTGTCGAACACTCGGACTACATCCTGACGATCACCCTGAACCGGCCGGACCGCCTGAACGCCATCAGCGGCCCGATGCTCAGCGCGCTTTCGAAGACGCTCCAGGAAGCCAACATCGACCGCGACGTCCGCTGTGTCATCCTGACCGGTGCCGGACGCGGCTTCTGCGCAGGTCTCGACCTGAAGGACCAGATGTCGGGCGGCGGCGACGGCTCGCTCCAGCCCGGCCGCGGCGGATACCAGCTGTTCGACCTCCATAATTCGCCGCCCATCGTCATCAACCGCATGGATAAGCCGATGATCTGCGCCCTCAACGGCGCTGCCGCCGGCTACGGTATGGACCTCGCCCTTGGCTGCGACATCCGCATCGCCAGCGAGCACGCCAAGATGGGCGCAGTCTTCGCAAAGCGCGGCGTGCTGCCGGAGAGCGGCGGGTGCTGGTACCTGCCGCGCCTGCTCGGCTGGGCCCGCGCCGCGGAGGTCGCCTTCCTCGGCGATGTGCTCGATGCCCAGCGTTCGCTCGAGCTTGGGCTGGTCAACAAGGTCGTGCCCCATGACCAGCTCATGACCGAAGCCCGGGCATGGGCGACCAAGATTGCGAACAACGCGCCGCTGAGCGTCCAGGCCACCAAGCGCATGATGCGGCTCGGAATGGAAGAGACGTTTGAAGCGGCTGTCGACCACATCTATCTCCAGCTGCTGCCGCTCTTCCAGAGCGAGGACTTCAAGGAGGGCCTGGCTGCCTTTGCCGAGCGTCGCGAGCCGGTCTTCAAGGGCCGGTAG
- a CDS encoding alpha/beta fold hydrolase — protein MASILAYLETGSGTPPLVFIHGLCCDRHAWEPQITDLSRDHRCIAVDLRGRGATPAVPPFGIRRAAADIAELLEDLELGPAVLIGHSLGGITALVVNDLRPDRVIGIVTGDSPISAPRAGGSGANPLVQRIRDLGTKEGLRPLVETFFTPDSPPGARAYAESVMYTCPPDVAAGMLEDAPDVLASLPDLVRKADEKPLMAIWAERPLGDPAWLRSVTKFARQEPIAGAGHFFQLEQPAVTSALLRAFLDDVASDPRIR, from the coding sequence ATGGCGAGCATCCTGGCGTACCTCGAGACCGGCAGCGGCACCCCGCCGCTGGTGTTCATCCACGGCCTCTGCTGCGATCGCCACGCGTGGGAGCCGCAGATAACCGACCTTTCGCGTGACCACCGCTGCATCGCGGTCGACCTCCGCGGGCGGGGAGCGACGCCGGCTGTCCCGCCATTCGGCATCCGGCGGGCTGCCGCTGACATCGCCGAGTTGCTCGAAGACCTCGAACTCGGCCCGGCCGTCCTCATCGGGCACAGCCTCGGCGGAATCACGGCGCTGGTCGTCAATGACCTCCGGCCGGACCGCGTCATCGGCATCGTGACCGGCGACTCGCCGATTTCCGCCCCGCGCGCGGGCGGCTCCGGCGCAAATCCCCTGGTCCAGCGCATTCGCGACCTCGGCACGAAAGAGGGGCTCCGGCCGCTGGTCGAAACCTTTTTCACCCCGGATTCGCCCCCTGGAGCTCGCGCCTACGCGGAGAGCGTGATGTACACCTGTCCGCCGGATGTCGCGGCCGGGATGCTGGAGGATGCGCCGGACGTCCTGGCGTCGCTGCCTGACCTGGTCCGGAAAGCGGACGAGAAGCCGCTCATGGCCATCTGGGCCGAACGGCCGCTTGGTGACCCGGCCTGGCTCCGTTCGGTCACAAAGTTTGCACGGCAGGAGCCGATTGCCGGGGCCGGGCACTTCTTCCAGCTCGAACAGCCCGCGGTAACCAGCGCGCTGCTCCGTGCATTCCTCGACGACGTCGCGTCCGACCCGAGAATCCGGTAG